The stretch of DNA CTGTTTATAATCAAAACAGAACCAGTATGTTAAAAACTGCCGATGCCTATAGGTCAACGCTTCAATATTTATTAAAAAGAATTCCGTTATATAAGAAATAGTTTAGCTTATAGTTCATGGTTCATAGTTCATAGCCCAATATAATTTAACATAATGCTATGAACCATGAACCATGAACCATGAACCATGAACCATGAACCATGAACCATGAACCATGAACCATGAACCATGAACCATGAACCATGAACCATGAACCATGAACTATTTCAACTTCTTCATTTCTTCAGAAGAAACCGGAGCCGGAACCTGATTTTTCACCGGAGGTAATGAACGTAGGTAAGCATACACCGCTTTTAAATCATCATCCGTCATCATTCCAATAAAATTCCAAGGCATTGGCGGTAGCACTTTGCGACCTCCCTCCTGTCCTAAATGTTTACCGGTTCTTAATGTTTTTATAAAAGCTTCTTCCGTCCAAGCACCAATGCCTGTTGTGGTATCAGGGGTTAAATTGGCAGTGTAAGATATCCCCCACGGACCAGCAAAGGCAGTCATATCCAAACTCATCAATACCCAGTCGCTCTTTTTAGTTAAGGTTGAGTCTATTTTTAAGTTAATTTTAGACAAAACAGCACTTTCCGGATGGCCCGACAACAATCGGGTACTGTCGACAATAAGTCCTTCAAAAGGGGTCGATAATTTAGGAGAATGACAATAATTACAAGAACCTATAGTAACAAGATATTCGCCTCTGGCAACTTGATTGGTGGCCGATTTTTCTGTATTCGCACCTTGCTCACCACCACCACATCCAATAAATACGAAAAACAAACAGGTACATAAGGCAAAAGCTATTTTTATTTTTGTTCTCATAGCTAACAGCAGATAAGTATTGCACTTAAAGTTACATAATTAAAACACTAAACAGCAATTAACTAATTGAATAATAAATAGTTATAATTATAAAATTATTACTCAGCTTCTACTTTCAGTTTACCTTTTTTGATTTCCTTTATAAAGGCATTGTAATCTGCTTCAGTCTGATCTGCATACGATAAGGCAAATTTGCTAACGCTATCTTCCAGGATATCACTTTTGCCCATATAACCAGCTAAAACTGGAGCATCGCTGGTTTTAACATGTGCCCGCGCCAACATCCGTCCACATAATCGTGCATAACTTTTTAAAAGCTCCTCATCAAACTTATCTATTTCAGGTGCAATTTTCCGGTCTCTCAGTTGCCTGAAATAGAAATGGCGACCCGCTGGACCAGTTGACCAACCCAAAAATATATCGCTTGCTGCCTGCACCAGGCGTTGCCCTTGCACCACCCGTTGCCCCTGGTGAGTAAATTGCCTTTTAACATTCGAAACATAAGGAGCTAAAACACTGATTCTGGCTTCCTTTACCTGGAGAAATAATGGATCTAAATGCTGATTGATAAACAATGTCACATAACAACGAGTTCCCACGCTTCCCACTCCTACCACTTTCAATGCCACATCGATAATATTGAACTGCTCAAACAAATACCTTCTATCGGGAGCCAGTGTTTGAGCATATTTACCAACAAAATTCTCTATAGTTGTTTTAGCATCTTTCATATCAAAAGGATGATATACTAACGGTCGCTGCTCGGCAATTTCAAAACCACCCAATACGCTTTGAGTTATCTTATAAAATATTCTTTCATTGGTACCCTTCTGCGCCTTTTCAATTGCGTCAGTTAATAGTTTTCTCGCTTTATTGTTTTTAGCCTCTTTCAGTATCCGTTCAACATCAAATTTCATATACCATAAATCCAGTAAATTCATTTGAGAGAATTCGATGAAGTTTTCCCGATAGGAATTTGAAAGGATGTAGGCTGTTTCCTGTGCAGTTTTTTCGGACAAATTCAAGAAACGAGCCGCTAGTATAAAACTGGTAGCCAATCGTTTGACATCCCATTCCCAAGGAGCCGGGTAAGTTTCATCAAAATCATTTATATCAAATACCAACGTCCGTTCAGGAGTTGCATAACCACCGAAATTCATTAAGTGACAGTCGCCGATTGCCTGTACTTTAAAATTGGAATGAGGCAGAAAGGAAAGATCTTGAGCCATAATGCCGGCAGTTGCTCTGTAAAACGCAAAAGGGGAAGCACTCATCCGATAATGACGAATCGGAATGAGTTCTTCTACCCGGTCGTAATCAGAGGCTTTTATCATTTGTAATACAGACTGCCTTTTACTTGAAAGTCTGAAAACCGATTGATCTTTTCTCTTTATTCTTTCGCGGAGTTTTTTCCCTTGATCATACTTTTTATCATACATAGGTAAACAACTGAAAATGTTTAACTTATATATCAATATACTTAATTTTAATTGAATTTAGGCTCACACTTCAGCCAACTGCATGGTTGAATTACCATGGATTATAGCCGTTTTATTTGGGGTGATGCTATCAAAAAATGAGACACAGAGAAACAATTTCTTCACAATTACTATTAACTTAACATAATTTTAGACTAAGACTTAGGACAGTAAATTAATGTTATCGGATTCAACCTACCTGGCAGCCAAAATGGTAGCCTCGACTATAGAAACACATTTTGAGAACACAATAACCACCGCTATGCACATGGGAGTTGAGGGAATATCTGTAGCGCCCCCTGCTCATGTAATTGAGGCTATTATTGATGCGTCATTTTGGGCAAGCTTACGACATGAAGAAGGTCATTCTCCCAAGATTTCTATTGCATTACTCCCACCTGAAATAGCAGAAAAGCCTTTAGTATTCGAACATGCAATCCGCTTAACACCAGCTAATTTAACCAAATTAGCGCCGGCAGTGGAACGTGCAGGGATTCACCTGGGAGTCTGGTTCGAAAACAATAATATTTATGTTTGGGGAACTACCGTTAATATCCAGGGGATCTGTTTTGTGCTTGAAGTTGTTGAACCTGGACTATTGGTGGTAAAGCATCGCCGTATTGATGGTTTCGGCAAATTTGTGAATGTGGCTATTCTAAAAGGCGATCAGATAAAGATTGTTGATGAACAAAGTACCAGTCTTACCGACTGTCCGGCTTTACTCACTTCACTATTAGGAATGCCATTACCGTCATTTCTGAGTGATTCTGTAAATGTATTGGTTGAATTAGCAGCATCAATGCGTGCTCATGGCCGTGGAGGGCTTGTAGTGGTTGTACCTGGCGAATCTGAAGCTTGGAAATCGTCCATTGTTCACCCAATTTCTTATCCGGTTACCCCCTCCTTTTCCGGAATTGCAGAACTTATGGAATGTGATCCAGATGAAAGAGCAACAATTTCATGGCAAGAATCATTTCGTAAACTGATAGATATTATAGGAGGATTTACAGCTGTTGATGGCGCAACGGTACTTAATCAGAATCATGAACTTTTAGCTTTCGGAGCAAAAATAACCCGCTCAGATTCAAATCTGCATGTTGATCAGATCATTACCACGGAACCAGTAGTGGGTGGCACTCCTGCCAAAATTCATCCTACTCAAAATGGAGGAACCCGACACCTGGCTGCGGCTCAATTTGTTTATGATCAGCGAGATGCTATTGCATTAGTGGCTTCACAGGATGGACGGTTTACTATTTTCAGCTGGTCGCCTCAATTGCAGATGGTACACGCTCACCGTATCGATATTTTATTATTATAAATGGGTTGTACGATTTGTTTAAAGTAAGTTACGATAACGAAGAAAATACCCTCTGATACAATGCATTAAGAGGTTTTTAAACTATACAACGTTATTTAAAATAAACTCAATCATTTTCGGCCCGCGTATTGATAGTTAGACCCAGTATATTTTTACTACGAGAGTTAAAAATACTGTACAACTTATCTTACCGACGTATGAAAAAGCTTGTTACCAATGACACACTCACAGAATTTACTCCTGAACTTTTAAACCATTTCAAGGCAAATGGATATAAAAGCATACAGGAACAATTGATTTTCCATTCGAAATGGGCCAGTAGTATTCCTGATAATGATCACGAGGATAACTGCACTTATTTGCTAACTCCCTCATTAAACGATAAAGAAGGTACTCATGGACCGAACAAAAACAGTTGGTATGGCAACTGTATAAAATTGTATTCAATCGATAGTACAGAAGTTGAACAAATGGCCCACGGTGTAAACGGGCTAGTATATCAAATCAATTACCCAGATTAATTGTCGAATGTTCTCTTTCTAAACACATAAAAATGCAGGGATAAGATTACTTAATCCCTGCATTTTCTTTCTTAATGTTTAATTCTTTAGCCATCTCACC from Solitalea canadensis DSM 3403 encodes:
- a CDS encoding c-type cytochrome, which produces MRTKIKIAFALCTCLFFVFIGCGGGEQGANTEKSATNQVARGEYLVTIGSCNYCHSPKLSTPFEGLIVDSTRLLSGHPESAVLSKINLKIDSTLTKKSDWVLMSLDMTAFAGPWGISYTANLTPDTTTGIGAWTEEAFIKTLRTGKHLGQEGGRKVLPPMPWNFIGMMTDDDLKAVYAYLRSLPPVKNQVPAPVSSEEMKKLK
- a CDS encoding DUF2252 domain-containing protein, producing the protein MIYKLNIFSCLPMYDKKYDQGKKLRERIKRKDQSVFRLSSKRQSVLQMIKASDYDRVEELIPIRHYRMSASPFAFYRATAGIMAQDLSFLPHSNFKVQAIGDCHLMNFGGYATPERTLVFDINDFDETYPAPWEWDVKRLATSFILAARFLNLSEKTAQETAYILSNSYRENFIEFSQMNLLDLWYMKFDVERILKEAKNNKARKLLTDAIEKAQKGTNERIFYKITQSVLGGFEIAEQRPLVYHPFDMKDAKTTIENFVGKYAQTLAPDRRYLFEQFNIIDVALKVVGVGSVGTRCYVTLFINQHLDPLFLQVKEARISVLAPYVSNVKRQFTHQGQRVVQGQRLVQAASDIFLGWSTGPAGRHFYFRQLRDRKIAPEIDKFDEELLKSYARLCGRMLARAHVKTSDAPVLAGYMGKSDILEDSVSKFALSYADQTEADYNAFIKEIKKGKLKVEAE
- a CDS encoding putative sensor domain DACNV-containing protein; amino-acid sequence: MLSDSTYLAAKMVASTIETHFENTITTAMHMGVEGISVAPPAHVIEAIIDASFWASLRHEEGHSPKISIALLPPEIAEKPLVFEHAIRLTPANLTKLAPAVERAGIHLGVWFENNNIYVWGTTVNIQGICFVLEVVEPGLLVVKHRRIDGFGKFVNVAILKGDQIKIVDEQSTSLTDCPALLTSLLGMPLPSFLSDSVNVLVELAASMRAHGRGGLVVVVPGESEAWKSSIVHPISYPVTPSFSGIAELMECDPDERATISWQESFRKLIDIIGGFTAVDGATVLNQNHELLAFGAKITRSDSNLHVDQIITTEPVVGGTPAKIHPTQNGGTRHLAAAQFVYDQRDAIALVASQDGRFTIFSWSPQLQMVHAHRIDILLL